ataaaaaaaaatatatatatataaatagaatacgTCATTATAGTTGTTGGTATCATAAGCAAGTAGGtagaaatagtaataataataaaaaataataataatacaaatacaaatacaaattaacaatatgaatgcatcttaataaaatgtatagtataaaatctCGGTgtcaacaaaacaatataaaactaaatgatggatttttggtttttactcTCCCTACTAATCacatagtaataaatttaagtaatacaaCTCAAACGACATTATGTCAGTCATATTTGCGTCATGCCGTTTCTGTGATCACATTTCACAAACCACTGAGCGTTGGGGTTTGCTTGGTATACAGCCATCATGTTGGCGGTGGGTTCTATGCGCCGCTGACCTGTACACAACCATAAAAATACTCATGAGTACATTATATTGccgttaaaaagaaaaatcacgaatgaataaaatattcaagatttcggttttttcaaatttaagttttgGTAAATTCACTAGTTAACGTGAAACACAGTGCAAAACTGATtagttattgaatatattattatttttaaagatggtTTTCAAGTTTATAAGAACGCGGTGTAcgaacaaaaatgttttgggtttttttttcactattaataactaataagtaaaggACATTgtcatatatacaaatatatattaattcaaattattatatacaataacgtAAATATTGATGAATTAATTCAAGcctaatttaagattttaaatagaaaaagagctgttgtttaaataatagtatacaatacttgttttttactttttggtaagggaaaaatattttatcattagcaCACaccgaaaattaatatttgaatgtgATAATTtacatgattaaaaaaaaaatttaaactttaaacttttatatttgaataaataataatagagttattggtaaatacaaaatcttttaattgagtcaattaaagaattaatattaatttttttataattttagcgaTTATAAATGTAACGCATTACCGATATTGCCACCAGTCTCGTATAGGAAATGTGTCCTAGTGGCCATATCAGGATCAGCAGTAGTTAACAAGCACGACAAGTTTCCATTGGGGGCAAGTTCAGTTAATGCCCTTGACTTGAGGTCCTTGCGGCCAAGTTTGCCCATGTGCCCGTTTTTTGTCACTGTTTGCTTAGCAGCTTCTTCCACAATccttcaaaaatgtaataaatcagTAAAGAAtgcataacaattatatatgttatgatAATACGATGGATTATGGACTATATTTACTTTAGTATTACGTCACCAACTGTGGTGGAATCAGATAAGAACAACGGTATAGCGGAAATCCGAAATTGAGGTGCATCAACGCGGACCACGCCGTCTTGATAATCTACCTCGTTGTTGATCTTTTTGGTGACAATATCTGTTTTCTTTTTTCCAAGGAACCTTcttacctaaaatatataacaattaccatagtaaaaatgtaatgaattaataataaacatcgattattcaattataggACTGCTttctaagtattatttataattataaatgataataacatttatagaaaGTGTCACTTACgggattattattttctttcagTCTGCATTGGTACAGTTCATTGTTGTGTCTAAGCTGGGTCATAAGGTCGGTAGGAACTAGGCATAACTCTTCGATGTGGTTCATTAGAGTTTCGGTTAGACGACAGCTTCGGGCAGCCTGATCCAAATGTGACTGCAAGTCTTTTTTCTCCAAATGCACggacctaataataataataataaaatatatataattattataatttttacatttatgagttttatttcgtttatatCTTACCTAGGGGGGAATAGAGACGGCGCAATGATCATGGCCACGTTATGTTCggtcattttattttctaggtCGTGTCTTTGCTGATACTCAACCAGCTTAGACATGAATTGTAAGAGGGCACGCAATGTGGCCCTGTTTTCTGTAGGTAACAGTAGCACCAAAAGGTTAAGAGCCCTTACAGTATCTAGTACAGCTGCAAGTTAAGAGTAACATAATGGTTAATTACAGTTTAATATGACTCTCATAATCAATTCATAGAGTATACAGTTGAGTATAGGTAACTAGATATACTTACAGTAGCTCTGGTAAAACAAATTGACCAGCTCGTGAGTGAGCAATAACCCCGGTAAGTCTCTGAGCAAACGTTTCAGGAAAGCAACAAGATCATGAACAgaacatttttctaataactGATCAGCTTCTTCGTGCTTGGTATAGAAAAACTTTTCGACAGCACTACACAGTTTATCAACTTTCGCTTTAGGGGCTGCCATACGCAGTAGACCTTGTTCACCTAATCCACGTTTCTCTAACTGTCCAAGGATCTTCTGGACAATCAAAGGTACTTGAACGCGGCGGTTGGCGATAGCCTCATCACGGTCGACTAACGTTGACAACGAAACACCGAAAATTGTACCCTctgataaaacaattaataattattaaagaaaacttGTAAATTTGTccgaatttgttttaattacctTCTCTTCTTTTGCGTTTATGTGGTTTTCCTTTATGAAAAGGTATACCAGCACTGTCAAACATGGAAGAAAGTTCAAGAAATAATAGAGGGCGTAGTTTAGCCAAATCTTCGTCACTCAGAGAGTCTGGCCAAGTCCTACCAGTGTTTTCGTCGACAGAAGAACAGGATCTCTataagtagttaaaaaaaaacataattttaatatttataaaatatgttatagtttaaaagtataaataaagtataatttataaacatacctCCAATtggtaattgttattttgccACATCTGTTCGAATCCCACGTACTGGGAACTATCTCGGTGATTATCGTTTGGTTCGTATAAACAACCATGACTGCGGGTTAGGCTAGATTGAGGCACTACTAAATCCATGCTACGTAAACGCAAAAAGAAATTGAACGTTATAGaggttgaataaataaaaaaatagattcatCATACTTAGGAGAACCGACGTGTTCGTCAGAAGAACTTGAGTATAAATGGAGTGGATCACTACCGCTACGATTTCTGTCTTTGACCATAGGTAACGGTCGTTGTTCGAATTTGTGGCCACGTACGGTGCCAAGTCTTTGAAAACCAACCATTGTAATACCATctgtaatcataataatcaacatcatcaaatcatttttaagcactcaaaatacctattaaaacatAGTTATTAGAGTTTATTATGGAATAAGTATTCTaactatatattgttatgtatttcGGTTTTAgaagtaaaagtaaaataaaaataaataaaaataaaaatagaaaagtggagagattttagtaattaactttaatagcTAATggttgacaaaatataatcataatcaaaagttaaaacattgaaattacacaatttaagtaatagcagtaatataaatatataatagacaaaattatataggtactaataggTAAAAtcgtgaaattatttaatttacgatAAACCTacctaagttataataattatattcgtaGGGGAAATCGGgtgataattatgtatttacgtGACTCTCGGTAGATtcggattttttaaaatacgagtattaCTTTAGTGCAACGGATTAAGGccttttagtaaataaaataaatgaatcctaataatgtattaaattgtaaataatacatagtaatgtgaaaattattgcaatagattttaataaaaaggtattatttaggtatctgTGTAAAAAACACTACAggcattttaatatcattttgagATGAGCTTTAGGCGGATGAATTTGACTCAAAAGGTAACCCTAGTTCCTTTTGGAGCTTTTAGGTTATTTGGTATCTGAGTCTGAAAACTTTCAATGTATGTcatcacaataatttaatcaccCCGGAACAAATATTCGAGTAATCAAGTgacattattacttattagtgcttataatattttatttaataactgaactttattttcatttaatactgtaatgactttttgtttgtaatgaataataataaagaatttgcTAATCTAATACGGTTCTCCGacttaattcattattaatactcGAAATAGTACTAGACGATTACAAGTGttgaaatttttcttttattgagTAGGTCCATGttcaaattacaatacattaatgtaatttatatattatattgactgtatttttattgttattatattttaatataatatttaaaaatgtttaaggttaatacaattattgtttatacttgGTATGTACTATACACTAATTCATGGAGTTGGCTTCCTGAATGACTTGCATaaaaaagcataataatatgaaaacgataaaatacttttatcacTATATAAGTCGGGTTTATATTCTCATAAAGTCCTTCAAACATGATGTTTTATgtcgtttttaataaacaatatattctcttaatattgttttaaaataacagataTATGATGTTTTAAgtcctttaaaatttaaaatattcttataatattctgtaaaaatatatagtattacatttatattaaaattattcactttaaatttattttattttatttacaatgtcaattatttttttaagaaaaaaatatttacaagaataaaaatattgttttttattcttaagtagatatttattaacgtATTGATAATTCTCTAATCCATAAAATATGctttatgtgtaaaatatacgattttttttatgaattctaTGTTTTATGAATCGTAAATATATCTTACTACATTTAACTGCATATCTGCATACACtagaaacaaatatataaagtcATAAAAACACGACCTCTACTTATAACAATAAGTACTCaggtaattcataaattataacttcaaTGATTACGTAACACTCAAAAGTATGATATACATACCACTTTCCGAAGCGACGATACCATTATTGCTTCGATTGCTTCTACGAAATATGTCTCTTGATGGTAAAACTGGCGCACTGGGCATTCGACGGACATCTTTTTTTGAATATGGAACTGTCAGTTCGTGATTGGGGTCcgtatatctaaaaaatattatatacgtattaatgTGTTTTGTGCGTATAATAATCCTATGTGTTGCAAGTATTAGTTTGGTATTAATCGTATATTTAACTGTTGTCTGCTTAAATTAAATCGCGAGTAGCAAATATTGGtacctacatttaatattttatttaatatagaacagaaatctacatattatatattttttttgagttgatcgaaacatacaattatttaaaaggcTATAGTtgctgtattttattttacttaaaccgggacaaataatttttgtatggaTTTCACTCCTCCACAGCTAACCACTAGTTTAAACAcactattttaattgtaatttaaaagccATAAGTAATGGGCAGCATTTTATGACATACATTTGTAGGTTTTTTTGTGTAaggtaaaaactattttaatgtaaatgaaaatattatttttctactacAGACATGTTTAGtaaaagacaaaatattaacataaattattctagTTTGATACCGGTAAAGTTGGCATTTAGCTGTCCAAACCACTTTATAGGTACAACGGGTCGCTATACTTAACTGTTTATTCAAAACTTGTATAGCCCCGGCCAAAATGAGAAATATGATGCGTATACGTGTGAAGTAATAGATTTGGATCGACCGGTCAAACGGATAATAAATAACGAGTAAGTGTTTATCCGTATCtaattgtattaagtattaatacagGATGATGAGTGCATGGTTTCAAGGTGGTATTATACCATCAGTGAGGTTTCTCGAGAAAACACACACTACTTATACATACACGTATACCCGAGCacgtcatatttttaattacctacccACAATATCCTTGACCTATCGAATGGTCtggttcattaaataatattcaaagaaaatttttattatatcactgTAAGAGTATATTCAACTCATATCGATAGTCGGGAtatcaaataaacaatttcacTCTTTATATCTGTGTGAACTTCGTTAAGTGAATATCCATTATGCAGTACGTAGCtgatatataatcataaaaacaaaaacgtacTTACAGAAGGATTGTGTTGTGGGTTTGGTTGAGTTTTTCGGCTAATAATTACGTATAAGAGATATCATACGAAAAACCTCCGTGTAACCCACACATAAAATACACAACAGAGCTccaccaaaaatataaaacctattgtgataataatatataatattacatataaaaaaaatcgagttCGCTAAAACAAACGAAACAAAACGTGACTAGCTTTCGTTTTGCGGTGGTTAATTCATAAGCTATTGTTTGGTCGTGTCCGTGGCTTATTAATGCTAACCTTGACTGGTGGGAAAATTCAACGCGgagagtaaaaataataataaatatgtacttatacgcATGGACTGCGTAGTGCGAGAGAGACCGTTTACGGGAGCGAGCGGGCGCTTAATTACGAGAGTGGAGAGAGCCTTGGAACGGCAGGAAACATTACAAATTgtagaaaaaatgatatattatattacattatacttgCCGacgggaaaaaaaaaacagttaaaattaaactaaactaTAGTCGTTAATGTAGGTACACACTCGACAGAAGGAAGGAGACGAggtgtaataaataacaacggAAACCCGTGTATTCCGCAAaacgcattattattatcatcaatgaAAGCgtattaaaatacgtataggTAGTCGCATTCAAAAAGCAAAAGTGCATTAGCCCCGCCAATgcatatttatctaaaaatatttatcaaaaaacataTACGTTTCATGCTTGCCGCACAGAAAGTTCAATTTAGATGCTTCACTAATTTCTTTAGTCAATTTTAGGGTTtttctaagaaaaataatattatgtcttatgtACCAAAATTGTGTTAGCCGATAGAATTAagatacatttgtattttattttactcaatttttacaaataactaaaatcttGAACAAATTGTTACTACACCATATTGACTTTAtaggtttttaaattgaataatttaagtgaATAGCttaagtcaaataaaaaagttacatTAACACTTAATACATAGCAatcaatttgattaaaaatatttcgaaaactAATAGACAACAATTTAACgttctttataaaaatgtatgtttgtaAGCAGTTGAAATGTAGACATAGTATTATGTTGGACCTACTTAAAATTCAGGAAAagacaaaattgaaaataaagtgTTCGCGTGATTACATTGCCCTCGCACCAATACTTAAAGTATTggtatactttatactttataagtatcacatttttcaattaaattattatcattatatttgaaCTCGGCTGACGTCGTAGCTGGTAATTGCGTAATGCGGAATTTTCGTATAATCGTATCTAAAATACCTACTGAActacaatagtataaaatatattgcatataatatgcttcagtatatattattacacttgcATAATCGGATGTGTTGcgtacaatagtaataatacaatatagtatctaaactataaatatataaaaaaaaaaattgttgagaTTAATGTTATGGTTTAGTGGCATATAGACGAAAGACGAAAAGAAAAGCAGTCCGCGCAGCCCTATAGGAGGTCGTTGTTACTCTCACCAGTAACCGCcactatacatacatataggacataggtaggtacgcatatatatacattataattatttagttgtttATCGTTAGCCGACCAGTCGACGAcgatctatgtatatataatatgtaatataccggtaataataataaacgcgcTAAACTGCTTAAGACGATTGGCCAAGCTCGGCCACCTCGCGGTCATACGCTGaggtttattatttgatttttaaacgcgcaaaacataatgaaaaaacaaacaaattactCCGTTGTCAGCAACTGCAGGGTTCTAAATTTCACGATTCTTGGTTTAAGGGGGCAAAATTTATTGCAcgcgttatatatttattatacatattaaaacagTTAAGATTTGCCTGTGGaaactatgtttttaatttgaaatatcttaATCCAGCAGGTACTCAAGTAGGAATACTAAGTATCACCAAATCATTAGAACATTACCATGActtttagattttgttttcTGCAACATAAAAACGAATCTAAtcgaaacattttttgatatagtttattgtatttatttgatttaaataaaataaaattagtgcaAAATGCTTTTTcgaatatgtatgtataattatatactaatatataggtatataaattaaaaaaaattctgttcCGCAACATCAGCAATGAATCGACCAGAAGTGGTACCTATAGCCACGGTGTAAGTGGGACAAACAACCGCGCCCCTTCATAATAAACTagctgtattatatatttaaatttaaaatatttatacgataactcttaaattattcttactaAACTACTCTTAAATTCTTAATTCTACAATAAACAATGATTTAGGAGAGGATTGCAACAGGCTTACTATatgttagtaaatataaaaatatataaaaaatcacaaGACTAAAAATTCTTTAAGTATTTTGTCAGAAAATCTTGCACATATATTCAGTTATTGCAGATtgtggtaaataattattaaaaatcttggAACTCATTTTTGTAAAGTAGATCTCGAAGAGTTCAACATCATTAGTAGGTTATCTACTGTATGTAACGTATCAACCaacttttaatgatattttatagcttaataatattactattagcaATACGTTAAGTTAAACTTGtactaatttttgataaaataatatcatataatattatatctattaggatttaagtaaatatcgATGTATCGCAAATAAGTTAggtataaatagattaaaattggacgaaatattttaaaaacattgttaaaatgtataaaatgtgcaATGGTGAAAAGTTTAAAAGCTCTAcgattaatatgtaaatatatttttaaattataattaaaatttttatttttgtttatccatTTCGTTAGTTAcactaatttcaaataaatattaaaaaatattgtgtaattataGCCTATgcattttcgatattttgacatttctGTACGAAAATGTTAGGTATAAAAACTATTCGTATTTATGAGGAACCTTGcagttcattttaaatttatttgaccaTTCCCCTCCTATCTTGATAATCTAAAATCCTGGTTACGCAAatgttaataagtaaataattgtagattTTCGATGTTTAACATAATGCGTTGGTGATAAAACAATGGCTTTTGAgctcaataaaaaatacgttttcccatcatataatatcacccagtagaatcattttttttatttactttggtTATTGGTACCTatgtgtaatacatattatacacgtaataTAGTTGAACATATAATCGTaggtgtacataataaataacagcagattattatatatattttatacctactaaaagtatatatatcaGAATCAGATCATAGTAAATTTTGGtattaaaagattttatttacatacgtgtataacttaattttaaatttgaatatgaaCCTTGAGCaaaataaacatcaaatatcatttaataagtatatatgtatttttcgttatatattacgtaaaatatattaaggtggaacattttatttgtatgactgtttttttattgtgttataaattataattaaataacaacgtTTTCTGTTAGTGAAATCttacaaactataaattattctcaTGACGTTAATGCATTTATTGTGTACACTTGTAACAGTTGTaacataagttaaaataaaagaaaatgaagGCGATAGAAGAAAAATTGATTCATGTCATaggacttaaaatatatttgaaaacataagattgaaaaaattattcagtattattaaatagaatattatattatattggcgaTCTAAACTTACTCATCTaatgaataggtacctactcaactttatataaatacattgttataataaattgtaaaattattgatcgatatttgtatagttaataatgtatgtatttgaatataacTACAAATGTATAtcgtaaaaagtttttaaaaaagttataaaatacaaatacatttatgatccattttttaaattgagaaTCTATACCTTTaagttatatctattttatttttttaaaattccacCTTTAAAAAAGATCAGTTTtgtataagaattataattcgataaaatattattttaaatatttatatttttgaattttaacgatgctattataataggtatgtgtataatttataagtataattttatgacattaatttctataagCGCAAGAATTTTGATTGGGAAATATTGAACGAatgattacaaatttaatttaaattgaataatttagttaattttattttttctataattttatgaagagttgcgttttttattttaagtgaacattgtaaaaatatttgtacatcgttgcttttgtttttaaattttaacaagcattatttaataaactattattataagaaatgaacattttttaaaaatatttcattatattacaagaacaaataaaataaattatagattttaatggTTTTGGGTGTGACATTGTACACATTGGTACCATTTTATGGgaatcgataattt
The DNA window shown above is from Aphis gossypii isolate Hap1 chromosome 2, ASM2018417v2, whole genome shotgun sequence and carries:
- the LOC114120683 gene encoding rho GTPase-activating protein conundrum isoform X1: MKVMETDVSQDFEDYWNEYKIIQETRQLDSYLDEECPPEQEFAVTHLPEGAVEADWLSSAGLSFLTESFENGCEVPDSELEPAIRHLSTRQADAVRLRVHSLNHTVRQRGRQLKARHKKPDIRDVFRDFESLSSSSRSRSATPDSDSNSPPMSWSQTEIAVPTPLPKYTDPNHELTVPYSKKDVRRMPSAPVLPSRDIFRRSNRSNNGIVASESDGITMVGFQRLGTVRGHKFEQRPLPMVKDRNRSGSDPLHLYSSSSDEHVGSPNMDLVVPQSSLTRSHGCLYEPNDNHRDSSQYVGFEQMWQNNNYQLERSCSSVDENTGRTWPDSLSDEDLAKLRPLLFLELSSMFDSAGIPFHKGKPHKRKRREEGTIFGVSLSTLVDRDEAIANRRVQVPLIVQKILGQLEKRGLGEQGLLRMAAPKAKVDKLCSAVEKFFYTKHEEADQLLEKCSVHDLVAFLKRLLRDLPGLLLTHELVNLFYQSYSVLDTVRALNLLVLLLPTENRATLRALLQFMSKLVEYQQRHDLENKMTEHNVAMIIAPSLFPPRSVHLEKKDLQSHLDQAARSCRLTETLMNHIEELCLVPTDLMTQLRHNNELYQCRLKENNNPVRRFLGKKKTDIVTKKINNEVDYQDGVVRVDAPQFRISAIPLFLSDSTTVGDVILKIVEEAAKQTVTKNGHMGKLGRKDLKSRALTELAPNGNLSCLLTTADPDMATRTHFLYETGGNIGQRRIEPTANMMAVYQANPNAQWFVKCDHRNGMTQI
- the LOC114120683 gene encoding rho GTPase-activating protein conundrum isoform X2, yielding MSWSQTEIAVPTPLPKYTDPNHELTVPYSKKDVRRMPSAPVLPSRDIFRRSNRSNNGIVASESDGITMVGFQRLGTVRGHKFEQRPLPMVKDRNRSGSDPLHLYSSSSDEHVGSPNMDLVVPQSSLTRSHGCLYEPNDNHRDSSQYVGFEQMWQNNNYQLERSCSSVDENTGRTWPDSLSDEDLAKLRPLLFLELSSMFDSAGIPFHKGKPHKRKRREEGTIFGVSLSTLVDRDEAIANRRVQVPLIVQKILGQLEKRGLGEQGLLRMAAPKAKVDKLCSAVEKFFYTKHEEADQLLEKCSVHDLVAFLKRLLRDLPGLLLTHELVNLFYQSYSVLDTVRALNLLVLLLPTENRATLRALLQFMSKLVEYQQRHDLENKMTEHNVAMIIAPSLFPPRSVHLEKKDLQSHLDQAARSCRLTETLMNHIEELCLVPTDLMTQLRHNNELYQCRLKENNNPVRRFLGKKKTDIVTKKINNEVDYQDGVVRVDAPQFRISAIPLFLSDSTTVGDVILKIVEEAAKQTVTKNGHMGKLGRKDLKSRALTELAPNGNLSCLLTTADPDMATRTHFLYETGGNIGQRRIEPTANMMAVYQANPNAQWFVKCDHRNGMTQI